The Gossypium arboreum isolate Shixiya-1 chromosome 4, ASM2569848v2, whole genome shotgun sequence DNA segment tatgATAGAAAGCTATGATAAAATTGATGttagaaaaaaatataattattaattttagcaGATTCAAGCGGATATCAACTCTGAAATTCTCAATAATCTAATCCTAATCCAAAtccaatttaataataataaataaattcgaATTTAAAGCAATTTTGTAAATTGGAATATTTATACAAATGGTAAATATCCAACCAACCCCTCACCGTCAATCCACTTTGTATAAAGTAGTAAAACATGACAAACTGCATTATTAATTTAGCAAATGTTACAGCTCTAAAGGGTTAAACCTGCCAATACCAAACAATAGTTAAAATTGCCACAGCAGTTTCCTGCTGAACCGCTAACAAATAACAGTTCCAAACTACAGATTGAGTTCTTTAATATTCAACCATACTCTAAATGGTGATAAAGGAACATTCTTCGTTCGGGTTTTCTGTGTCGAAATCAAATCACCCGACAGTCAATCCGAACCCAAATTTATAGTCTTTCTTACTATGATCTATCTGCAAAAATGTAATTCCGGCATAAGATGCTAAGAAACACGATTCCGAGGGATTGAATCAACTAAGAGAAACCAAAGTGCAAAACAAAGGACTAATGGCATCATATCATATTCACAAGCAATAGACAAAAGGGAAAAACAAACTAGTGTCCAAGTGGATAATTGCTGATCTCTTTCTTAAGGAAGTTACTTACCTCCGCAGAGAGGATGAAATTTAGGCCCATATTTAACCGCTCTTCAAGGTAAGCAGTAGTGCATCCATTAGAATCAATCTTCCCCCTCAAGCGGCACTGAAAATGTGACATTGATTAACCGGAATGAATTACACAATCATCATTGGTCATCTCTCTCACCAAccacccccccccaaaaaaaaaaaagaggataaACCACACCAAAAGTCACTGAACTGTTAGTAAGTTTACGTTTTAGTCGCTCAAGTTTAAAAAGTTTTTATCTAAGTCACTTAactatttgaaattttttatttaaatcactgagcgcattaagtttttttttaaaaaagaattcAGCTAATTAGCTGTAAGCAACAATTCAACAATCAGTAGATGGATCAGTACACATTAATGAGCAGAATAACATACTTTAGATCCAAGTGAATCTAACAATTAGTACCGGAGATCGAAGAAAAAAGTTGTTTAGATTTTGATTCTCTAACTGAATcgcagaaaagaaaaaaaaatgagagcTTTTAATTGATGTAGGCGATTTTAATAGCTCAATGACTtcaatgaaaactttcgaatagatCAATGATCAGTTTGTAACTTCTCGAAATTGAGTGcctaaaatgtaaacttactaatagtttagtgacattGGGTGTAGTTCACCCAAAAAAAACCCTTCTTTTTGGATGATATCCAGAAGATAATATAGCGACAGATGAAACAATACATATATATGCTGACATGTATAGACATGCAGGAAAATCGATGCACACTAATATTGGAAATTTAGCAACCAAAAATACCTGTCTAAGGATGTAATCATAGCCCACACTTGCCGTCACGTCTCTTGTCATGTAGTTATACATGAAATCTGACGCTAGAGAAACCTTGATAGAAATAGAACTGAATAAGAATGACTAGGAAACAAACTGCAATATTGTAAGGAGGAAAAACGAATTCTTACCTTCTCAGAAACTTTCTGAACATAGCTCAAAGCAACCATTCCGGTACTTGCGACTTGCCCTGCAGCTACCTGGATCCAGAGAGTGCTTTGGTTAGTCATTGCAATTGAATATTTCTAGCAATAATATTTCATTTCCATGTAAATAACAAGTTCCTCTTGGCAGGAGGAAGGCAAAAAATATGGTGGGGGAGAAGCAAGTTAACTATTTTCTTGATTAAAACTCGGCTCTGGAAGAAGATTGCCATCAAATATCTAAGGACCAGAGGGACAGTAAATCTGAAAATCTAGGAACTTCAGGAAGAGGAGGTAAAACCCTTAACTTAGATACTTTTCAGGCATCCATAACGCATATACCAAACATTAATCACTGTATTAACCAGTTCTGAATGCTCATTCAGCTTTACCTTCAGAAAGCATTAAACCATGTCCTTGATTCCAATGACTTGGTCCACCACTTCCTTATTTTGGAAATGTCATAAGTCATTGAAAAGAAAGGAGATCCTGGTTCTCACAACTTGGCAACCCTAATCAACACTTTGGTTAGGGATTTAAATAACATCCCTACTGCTGTAACAGATCTAGAAACATATTCAGAAGTAAAAAAATCTCCCACCAACTATTGCACAAAAAACATTGAAACTCGGTGATAAAGAAGAAACCAGGCTAAATTACCATCTTATCTGTTTCATATCGGGCAGCATATCCAAGGCCTGACTTCCGGTGCTGACCAGCCCAAAATACTTCACCAGCTAAGGATAAATGCGGTGTCACACTCTGCATAAATATGGCTTAGATTCAGTTCATTAATAACGATGGAATCATAATTGCAGAATTAGTGGATTCAGCTGAAGATTGACAATGCATGCAACTGCAAACAAAATGCCAAATGCAGAATACCTTCAGCAGAGAAAGTCTGGGTTGCTTCTACCATAATTAGTATATTATCTTATAGTATGTTGAATTTAAAAAAGGAAGATAAACCATAGCAGTGCATAGATCCATGTTATACTGAATCTAAGCATAAAAGTCAATTTTCTAGGTACTGAAAATCCAGTAACTTGTCCATTCTGCTAAGTTCTTCATCTGTCTACtcaattcaacaaatataatATGGCTTCATACAATTTACCTGGATATAACTAGCTCCAAATAAAGCACCATTTCCCATTTGAAACTGAGACCTGTAGTCTTTACcctgtaaaaggaaaacaaagaTGTCACAAGACAAAAACCAAGCTTGTATCCATGGCAGCAAACACCCTAAGTTTTCTTCGCCAGCACAAAAATAGCTCTCCATGGTCCAGATGATGaataaactcaaaattaaataataaaataaaaaagaatatcATGCATCACACTCACAATGATGGGAAGCAAAAATGCATACACAGAACAAAGCCAATTAACCAAGATAATATATTTTACAAGTGACTAACCTTGTAATCAAAGTTGACCATGCCATGTGACATATGGGGCTCATTTGTGAGCTGCAAAGGAAACAGGAAAGTTATCAATTAGCACTAGCTTACACATGAAGATAACATATATTCTGCATGCAACAAAAAAGACAGAAGATCAaagaatgaaaaattaaattgcCTGAGCATTAGCCTTCACAGAAAGATTGTCTGTCAAATCCCATTTCACTCTCGCATTGACTCTACCATCAGTCAGTACCCTCCCAATAAGCATCAACTGGGAAAACCACGATGGACCCCACTTTTAAACCAACTTGTTAAGCTAAAATAATTCAGGAGGATAAGAGAGTCAACTGGAAGAGTAGCGATAATGAGAGAAGCAACCTACATTTGGATCAATGAAGTTGGCACCAAATTCATAGTGAGCAGTAGGAATTTTAATGGTTTCAGCAGATTGAGAAGGAATTTCTGTTGGGCCCATAAACACACTGAGAGATGATTGTGGTTGAATAATTACCGttatttattaaaatagaaaagaaaagatacaATAAAAGCAAAAACTCAAGGACTCAaaggagttgaaggagttgaaggtaCCTGTGACTCAGTGAGAATTTCTGATTTAGCCCTTTGGTGAAATCAAAGCGCAATCCTTCAAAAGTTTCTGGCTTCAGAGACACTGCCAGACATAGTCAAGCTATAAACATTAAGTTTTGAAGAAAAAACCAACAGACTTCAACCACAACTTTAGGTCATTCTTCTTTCTCCACAATAACATTGCTAAAAACGCATTGCAATACCTTAGAATTCAAAGCATGTAGAGATAGATATATGATTAGACACATAATCAGGATATAGAAGAAACAAATTAAGTGCATATACCTCAACATTACACATGATCACAAGGTACATCAAATGTGCATAAGGTGCAAAAGAAAATAATACCCACAAGAGAAAGAAATTAAGTATACATTTCAAAGCACTCAAGGAGGAAAAAAAAACCTTTAATTGTATGTCAAGTACTTAACATCTTGCAAACAAATCATAGTAGTTTGTTAGTCTCAAAAGCTTTTATAAGTTTTGCCAATCACAAAAGCTTTCATAAATTTTGCAATTTGGATTTGATCAAAAAGAGAAAACTAAGTTTCGAGTTTAGCAACTCATgcaaaatttatcaaaaaaaaaaacaatcattTTCACTAATCAGGGTTAAACTAGGGTTTAAAGAAAAGGGCTTAACAAGCACACCAAAAGCAACACCAACAGTCCTTCCATTTCCACTAACTTCACCATTTCTGTTCAAAATGATAAACCATGAAAAGTTACATAAACCAACAGAGATCAAGAAACAACCAAATAAGTCATAATCTCAACACATGATCACAAATCATTGAAAtaagagaaaatagaaaaaaaccCCATTGATGAGAAAGTGGGAAAGGAAATAGACTAACTGAGAGCTTCGCGTTGGAGCTCTTCAAAAGGAATAGGACATGGGAGATTCATGTAATCGGTTTTCTCCTCAGCTTTGGTATGTGCCGTTTTGGATGCCTCGGCTGGAATTGCGGTAGTACCTGAAGGTAAAAGCCCCGCCATTTGTCTCTCCTTTTAAAGTAAGGGAAATTGCCACCAAATCAAACAGCCGCCGGCGCTGAGTGTAGTAAGATATAGGTGGGCGGCACAACCGCAGGAGTTGCAGGTTTGCGGCTGTCGGGGAAGGCTTGATATGGGTTTTGCCAGGGTTTTATCTACACTGGATTTTATTTTACAATAGGGTTTCTAAAAGTGTAAACTACAAAcaaagtcactaaattattaataaatttacaaGTTACACAAATTTAAAAGCTTACAATAGGGTTATTTTTTCAGCTTAATGATAAAATTAGACATTaacatttacatttttatcaaaatagctCTAACtgtattttttagtatttttttgccGTCAACCTTTATTCTTTTTTTCAATCTACTTTTTTAACAAATTTAATGAAAGCACCGTTAAAAAGTTAAGAGGATGATATGAAATTTCATACGTGGAATATTTTTAATaagatataatttattatttaaataactcaataaaataattatatgtagaaaataataaataaataatgcatTAAATTAAAAactcttaatttaaaaaataaatataattatctaaaaataaactcaataaaaAACTTATCattaaacaaacatattaaaattgaaaCATTGAATTTATTCATTATATTTGTTAGAAAAAACAGATTGATTCATAACATCTAT contains these protein-coding regions:
- the LOC108458070 gene encoding mitochondrial import receptor subunit TOM40-1, with amino-acid sequence MAGLLPSGTTAIPAEASKTAHTKAEEKTDYMNLPCPIPFEELQREALMSLKPETFEGLRFDFTKGLNQKFSLSHSVFMGPTEIPSQSAETIKIPTAHYEFGANFIDPNLMLIGRVLTDGRVNARVKWDLTDNLSVKANAQLTNEPHMSHGMVNFDYKGKDYRSQFQMGNGALFGASYIQSVTPHLSLAGEVFWAGQHRKSGLGYAARYETDKMVAAGQVASTGMVALSYVQKVSEKVSLASDFMYNYMTRDVTASVGYDYILRQCRLRGKIDSNGCTTAYLEERLNMGLNFILSAEIDHSKKDYKFGFGLTVG